In Thermodesulfovibrionales bacterium, a genomic segment contains:
- a CDS encoding phosphoribosylaminoimidazolesuccinocarboxamide synthase — MSNHKIVLRTEMPDVGEPRRGKVRDIYDLGKHLLLIATDRISAFDVVLPSGIPGKGWVLTQISIFWFRQMEGIVGNHIVATEVSDFPAILQKYRGILEGRSMLVKKAAPLAIECIVRGYLSGSGWKEYRDNGTVCGISLPKGLVESGRLDEPIFTPSTKAEEGHDRNIAFEEAAKIVGKEVAEKARELSLSVYSRAREIAEKRGIIIADTKFEFGIHDGELILIDEVLTPDSSRFWSIRDYRPCKGQDSFDKQIVRDYLLTLDWDKTPPGPVLPDEIIAKTAERYREIMEILTG, encoded by the coding sequence ATGTCCAACCATAAAATTGTATTACGAACAGAGATGCCTGATGTTGGAGAACCAAGGAGGGGCAAGGTCAGGGATATATACGACCTCGGAAAACATCTCCTCCTTATAGCAACCGACAGGATATCTGCCTTCGATGTTGTCCTTCCGAGCGGAATTCCCGGAAAGGGGTGGGTTCTGACGCAGATATCGATCTTCTGGTTCAGGCAGATGGAAGGGATCGTCGGGAACCATATCGTTGCCACCGAGGTGTCCGACTTTCCGGCGATCCTCCAGAAATATCGTGGCATCCTCGAAGGGAGAAGCATGCTCGTGAAGAAGGCAGCGCCCCTGGCGATCGAATGTATCGTAAGAGGCTATCTCTCCGGAAGCGGATGGAAGGAATACAGGGACAACGGTACGGTCTGCGGTATTTCTCTGCCGAAGGGTCTTGTTGAATCAGGCCGCCTCGACGAACCGATCTTTACCCCCAGCACAAAGGCGGAAGAAGGCCATGATAGGAATATCGCCTTTGAAGAGGCCGCGAAGATCGTCGGAAAGGAGGTCGCCGAGAAGGCAAGAGAATTGAGTCTAAGTGTCTATTCAAGGGCAAGGGAAATTGCCGAGAAGAGGGGCATCATCATTGCCGATACCAAATTCGAGTTCGGTATTCATGATGGTGAATTGATCCTCATAGACGAAGTCCTCACCCCCGACTCTTCCCGGTTCTGGTCGATCCGTGATTACCGGCCCTGCAAGGGGCAGGACAGTTTTGACAAGCAGATCGTCCGAGACTATCTCCTCACCCTCGACTGGGACAAGACACCTCCGGGTCCTGTCCTTCCCGATGAAATTATAGCAAAGACTGCTGAGCGGTACAGGGAGATCATGGAGATACTGACGGGATAG
- the fmt gene encoding methionyl-tRNA formyltransferase: MSIIFFGTPDFAVPSLRALLGEGEDVSFVVTQTDKIKGRGHKLAQPAVKIAALEAGLPVIQPTSLREGKFLEEIASSKPEFLIVVAYGKILPKALLETPQKGCINVHASLLPKYRGAAPIAWAILRGEEKTGVTTMLMDEGLDTGPVLLKREVAITAEDTAGSLGINLSEVGASLLIETLKGIREGSLKPVPQTGEPTFAPILRKEDGRIDWSRTALEIDHFVRGMQPWPGAFCYMNGEMVRILNARPLPDKGSAGLIEKADERDLIIGTGEGLLSIIEIQPSGKRPMSVSAFLQGRRLAKGMKVG, from the coding sequence TTGTCCATCATTTTTTTCGGCACGCCTGACTTTGCCGTTCCCTCACTCAGGGCCTTACTCGGGGAGGGCGAAGATGTGAGCTTTGTGGTCACGCAGACGGATAAGATCAAGGGAAGGGGGCACAAGCTCGCACAGCCAGCCGTGAAGATTGCTGCCCTTGAAGCAGGGCTTCCCGTCATTCAGCCGACATCCCTGAGAGAGGGAAAATTCCTTGAAGAGATAGCATCCTCAAAACCTGAGTTCCTCATTGTAGTTGCTTACGGCAAAATACTTCCAAAAGCACTGCTCGAAACACCTCAAAAGGGCTGCATCAATGTCCATGCTTCACTCCTCCCGAAATACCGGGGGGCAGCGCCCATAGCCTGGGCAATCTTAAGGGGTGAAGAGAAGACTGGAGTCACGACAATGCTCATGGACGAGGGACTCGACACCGGCCCTGTGCTCCTCAAGAGGGAAGTGGCGATAACTGCTGAGGACACGGCAGGGAGTCTCGGTATCAACCTTTCTGAAGTCGGGGCCTCTTTACTTATCGAGACGCTGAAGGGGATACGGGAGGGTTCTCTCAAACCCGTCCCCCAGACAGGAGAGCCGACCTTTGCCCCAATACTGAGAAAAGAAGACGGCAGAATAGATTGGTCACGAACAGCTCTTGAGATCGATCACTTCGTTCGCGGCATGCAGCCATGGCCCGGCGCCTTCTGTTATATGAACGGCGAGATGGTAAGGATCCTCAATGCGCGTCCCTTGCCAGACAAGGGGTCAGCCGGTCTCATAGAGAAAGCTGACGAGAGGGACCTCATTATCGGTACCGGTGAAGGTCTTCTCTCCATCATCGAAATCCAGCCCTCCGGGAAGAGACCCATGTCTGTCTCGGCCTTTTTGCAGGGCAGGAGGCTCGCAAAGGGGATGAAGGTCGGATGA
- a CDS encoding putative toxin-antitoxin system toxin component, PIN family: MNIVLDTNVLVAGLLSPFGACGEIVLMVSSGEITLSFDARIISEYAEVLRRPKFGFEEEKVAALLDYIVHQGKAAASSPLAFSLPDPDDEPFLEAAVANGVACLVTGNRDHFPYEKCQDVNVLSPKEFLTFYKKEKLKKERKRPSPGRHK, encoded by the coding sequence ATGAACATCGTGCTCGACACTAACGTCCTCGTTGCGGGCCTTCTGTCTCCATTCGGCGCCTGCGGAGAGATTGTACTCATGGTTTCTTCCGGCGAGATCACGCTTTCCTTCGATGCCCGTATAATCTCAGAGTATGCTGAAGTCTTACGCAGGCCGAAGTTCGGCTTTGAGGAAGAGAAGGTTGCCGCGCTTCTCGACTATATTGTTCATCAGGGTAAGGCGGCGGCATCCTCGCCCCTTGCCTTCTCCCTTCCCGATCCCGACGACGAACCGTTCCTTGAGGCCGCTGTGGCGAACGGGGTGGCATGCCTTGTCACGGGAAACCGAGATCATTTTCCTTATGAGAAGTGTCAAGATGTCAATGTTCTTTCGCCTAAAGAATTCCTGACGTTCTACAAGAAAGAAAAACTTAAGAAGGAGCGGAAGAGACCGTCACCGGGGAGGCATAAATAA
- the rpe gene encoding ribulose-phosphate 3-epimerase: MIKLAPSILSADFMRLGDEIKAAESAGADMLHLDIMDGHFVPNITIGPFIVEAIRKVTNLPLDVHLMIEEPDRYLKDFINAGAHYLTVHAEASVHLHRTVHWIRESGAQAGVSINPATPVWSLDSILSEVDLVLIMSVNPGFGGQNFIPQAIEKVRMVKGMLSERGLSAVIEVDGGIKYENAREVVEAGAGILVMGSAFFHAKNYRELVVRLRDRLHGK, translated from the coding sequence ATGATTAAGCTCGCACCCTCGATTCTTTCAGCTGATTTCATGAGGCTGGGCGATGAGATCAAGGCGGCAGAATCAGCCGGCGCCGATATGCTGCACCTTGACATCATGGACGGCCACTTTGTTCCGAACATAACAATAGGACCCTTCATTGTAGAGGCGATCAGGAAGGTCACGAACCTCCCTCTCGATGTCCACCTTATGATCGAAGAGCCCGACAGGTACCTGAAGGACTTTATCAATGCAGGCGCCCACTATCTCACCGTCCATGCAGAGGCCTCAGTCCATCTTCACAGGACCGTGCACTGGATAAGAGAAAGCGGTGCTCAGGCAGGGGTCTCGATAAATCCAGCAACGCCCGTCTGGAGTCTCGACAGCATTCTCTCAGAGGTTGACCTTGTCCTGATCATGTCCGTCAATCCCGGTTTTGGCGGACAGAATTTCATACCCCAGGCGATCGAGAAGGTCCGTATGGTGAAGGGGATGCTCAGTGAAAGGGGGCTTTCTGCAGTCATTGAGGTAGACGGCGGCATCAAATATGAGAACGCGCGGGAAGTGGTCGAAGCGGGCGCCGGAATACTCGTTATGGGCTCAGCCTTCTTTCATGCAAAGAATTACCGGGAACTTGTGGTGAGGCTGAGGGATCGGCTCCATGGTAAATGA
- a CDS encoding PASTA domain-containing protein gives MIPVYIFGFLLMGLLSGYLTFKVMSFSKTVDVPDLKGKTVIEANELLSKSGLFLKVEGEDYDPIIPSGRILRQDIPSGNKVKEERGIKVFLSKGPKVQFVPDLIGQTLQEAETTLARSGLKVEKVIRIHSDTVARDRILSQRPEPDEALKDSLSLVVSSGPYDILYFCPDFLGKSRDDALSLSEKLGLKVEFTGQGQRIKAQKPRQNTLFRSGETVILQLEGE, from the coding sequence ATGATACCCGTCTATATCTTCGGGTTTCTCCTCATGGGGTTATTGTCAGGCTATCTCACCTTCAAAGTGATGAGCTTTAGCAAGACCGTTGATGTGCCGGACCTGAAGGGAAAGACCGTGATCGAGGCGAACGAACTCCTGAGCAAGAGTGGGTTGTTTCTGAAGGTAGAAGGCGAAGATTACGACCCTATAATACCGTCCGGCCGCATTCTACGGCAGGACATTCCTTCGGGAAACAAAGTCAAGGAAGAGCGGGGGATAAAGGTTTTCCTAAGCAAGGGCCCGAAGGTCCAGTTTGTCCCTGACCTGATAGGCCAGACACTTCAGGAAGCAGAAACGACCCTTGCGAGAAGCGGACTGAAGGTCGAGAAGGTCATCCGCATACATTCGGACACGGTAGCGAGGGACAGGATCCTTTCTCAGCGGCCTGAGCCTGATGAGGCATTGAAGGATTCCCTTTCTCTTGTCGTCAGTTCGGGGCCTTATGATATACTCTATTTTTGCCCCGATTTTCTTGGCAAGAGCAGGGACGATGCTTTGAGTCTCTCTGAAAAACTCGGCCTGAAGGTAGAGTTTACGGGCCAGGGGCAAAGGATCAAGGCACAGAAGCCGAGACAGAATACGCTCTTTCGATCAGGAGAAACCGTCATTCTGCAACTGGAAGGAGAATAA
- a CDS encoding DUF116 domain-containing protein, giving the protein MMERWPRGLTLKVLHPLFMLIGSFSKERKEGLQALIISLNNRLVRMEKPKAKRILLLLPHCLQINECDIRITHNIYKCKRCGKCEIKDLIQIADDNKLDLFVATGGNLARKIVRDLRPEAIVAVACERDLSSGIADSYPLPVLGISNERPFGPCFNTKVSLERVKEAIAFFCGP; this is encoded by the coding sequence ATGATGGAAAGGTGGCCGCGAGGTCTGACACTCAAGGTCCTCCATCCCCTTTTCATGCTCATCGGGTCTTTCTCAAAGGAGCGGAAGGAGGGGCTCCAGGCCCTTATCATAAGTCTCAATAACAGACTGGTGAGAATGGAAAAGCCAAAGGCGAAGAGGATACTCCTTCTCCTTCCCCACTGTCTTCAGATAAACGAATGCGACATACGAATCACTCACAATATCTACAAATGTAAACGGTGCGGAAAATGCGAGATCAAAGACCTCATTCAGATCGCTGATGACAACAAGCTTGATCTCTTCGTGGCGACAGGCGGAAATCTGGCGAGGAAGATCGTGAGGGACCTCCGTCCTGAGGCGATTGTTGCCGTTGCCTGCGAGAGGGACCTCAGCAGCGGCATTGCAGACTCCTATCCGCTCCCGGTCCTCGGCATTTCGAATGAACGTCCCTTTGGGCCCTGTTTCAACACGAAGGTCAGCCTTGAGAGAGTCAAGGAGGCCATTGCGTTTTTCTGTGGACCATAA
- the rsmB gene encoding 16S rRNA (cytosine(967)-C(5))-methyltransferase RsmB, with amino-acid sequence MGGLPRPYGHNLMATSRELSLRALEDIEGQGRKPKDVLEDLAVSLDSKDRAFLMELTYGVLRHRDILDWILRGFLKKPSGLGRGTLNNLRLALFQVLFTRVPEWAAVHEAVEMEKKTGRPEVVNGVLRNLLRNIDAVRLSLDNVSREKGPRNIALRTSHPEWLIRRWISRFGEAEAAALAEANNRIPPLTLRVNTLRSKREEMIKNLSEMQIAAEPTPFSPDGIRLKESYSFRELPWKDSLVVQDEASQLISYLLGPQRNERILDACAAPGGKTTHIAQLIEDEGEILAVDSNPSRIVRLKENVSVLGLSSIRTLVADIAEYAQERPFDRILLDAPCSSLGVVRRNPDVKYRHTPKDLLEFRSRQIGLLRSVSRMLKRGGIMVYSVCSTETEEGEAVLREFLKDSGDFFIIDSDVSFLRGFMKNGFFRTYPHKNEMDGFFGVRLCRKA; translated from the coding sequence ATGGGGGGATTACCCCGCCCCTATGGTCACAATCTGATGGCGACTTCCAGAGAACTGTCCTTAAGGGCCTTGGAGGATATCGAGGGACAAGGGCGAAAACCAAAGGACGTCCTTGAAGACCTTGCTGTCTCCCTTGACAGCAAGGACAGGGCATTCCTCATGGAACTTACCTACGGGGTTTTGCGGCACCGTGATATCCTTGACTGGATACTGAGGGGGTTCCTTAAAAAGCCGTCCGGTCTCGGGCGCGGAACGCTGAATAACCTGAGACTCGCCCTCTTCCAGGTACTCTTCACGCGGGTTCCGGAATGGGCTGCCGTTCACGAGGCTGTAGAGATGGAGAAGAAGACGGGCAGGCCTGAAGTGGTGAATGGCGTCCTGAGAAACCTCCTCCGCAACATCGACGCCGTGAGGCTTTCACTGGACAACGTCAGTCGTGAAAAGGGCCCCCGGAACATTGCCCTCAGGACGTCCCATCCCGAGTGGCTTATCAGGCGATGGATCAGCCGTTTCGGCGAGGCCGAAGCAGCGGCCCTTGCGGAGGCGAATAACAGGATACCTCCCCTGACGCTGAGGGTGAACACCCTGAGGAGTAAAAGGGAAGAGATGATCAAAAACCTCTCGGAAATGCAGATCGCGGCCGAACCAACGCCCTTCTCTCCCGATGGTATTCGACTGAAGGAATCCTACTCATTCAGGGAACTGCCCTGGAAGGATTCTCTCGTTGTCCAGGATGAGGCATCACAACTCATTTCCTATCTCCTTGGGCCGCAGCGGAACGAGCGGATACTCGATGCATGCGCTGCGCCGGGCGGAAAGACTACTCACATTGCCCAGCTTATTGAAGACGAGGGTGAAATTCTCGCCGTTGACAGTAATCCTTCAAGAATTGTACGTCTCAAGGAAAATGTATCCGTTCTCGGTCTTTCATCAATAAGGACCTTGGTCGCCGATATTGCCGAATATGCTCAGGAAAGACCCTTTGACAGGATTCTCCTTGACGCACCCTGCTCTTCTCTCGGTGTTGTACGCCGCAATCCAGACGTCAAGTACCGCCACACGCCAAAGGACCTCCTGGAATTCAGATCAAGACAGATCGGGCTTTTGCGTTCTGTGTCAAGGATGTTGAAGCGCGGCGGCATCATGGTATACTCGGTCTGTTCGACAGAGACCGAGGAAGGTGAAGCTGTCCTCAGAGAGTTCTTGAAGGATTCGGGAGATTTCTTTATTATAGACAGTGACGTTTCCTTTCTCAGGGGATTTATGAAGAATGGATTCTTCCGGACCTATCCCCACAAGAACGAAATGGATGGTTTCTTCGGGGTGAGACTGTGCAGAAAGGCGTGA
- the def gene encoding peptide deformylase, translated as MAVLEIKEYPEKVLSQKAAPISEINKAVQRLIDDMIETMYAAPGIGLAAPQVGVSGRLIVIDVSIREEERTPLIVLINPELVNAQGEIESEEGCLSLPEYHTTVKRSERITVRGLSREGKAVEIEAEGLLSRAFQHEIDHLNGILLIDRISSIKREFFKKRFQKALSKV; from the coding sequence ATGGCAGTGCTCGAAATCAAAGAATATCCTGAAAAGGTCCTCTCGCAGAAGGCCGCGCCGATAAGCGAGATTAACAAGGCGGTACAGCGTCTCATAGACGATATGATCGAGACGATGTATGCTGCGCCGGGTATCGGCCTCGCAGCCCCTCAGGTAGGAGTATCAGGCAGGCTGATCGTTATCGATGTAAGCATCAGGGAAGAGGAAAGGACCCCGCTCATCGTATTGATCAATCCCGAGCTCGTCAATGCGCAAGGGGAGATCGAGAGCGAGGAGGGATGCCTCAGCCTTCCCGAATATCACACGACGGTAAAGAGAAGTGAAAGGATTACGGTGAGGGGCCTTAGCAGAGAGGGAAAGGCTGTCGAGATTGAGGCCGAAGGGCTGCTCTCCCGGGCTTTTCAACATGAAATCGATCACCTCAACGGTATATTGCTCATCGACAGAATCAGCAGCATCAAGAGAGAGTTTTTCAAGAAACGCTTCCAGAAGGCCCTTTCGAAGGTCTAA